In Eriocheir sinensis breed Jianghai 21 chromosome 29, ASM2467909v1, whole genome shotgun sequence, a single genomic region encodes these proteins:
- the LOC127005130 gene encoding zinc finger protein 26-like, giving the protein MAPRGKKKSAPSSPRKQLSIQRFLSPPKPRESPKKRKAPSKDEEKVVPIVKPEKTTSTSSPRKRARRGAAAGGDSTKNNNNNEEKEVMEVEAAATNNNNNNNNNNNEKTKKKGGGRGANNKAPSPTATSTSTATDTATSTSTATAISTSTSTATDTVTATAAPSITATLRGARKTRAGAKAKGAKFPKEVVHVSKVNVKPERVKASPHKVEEEVKTNEELEDEEEEELQQVGDSFDEEFIGRDTLPVTSPEPTGSEDSRDGVSFISANPSHMNAKILQTGPPQPKEPKNNFKCKVCDQWFPNRYFQRKHMLMEHENQLYECRVCSFNSVNPEKLKSHIIKQHVIKKERSEPVSLDELKVDLDELITKHTPRKVMMEDGVALGRDASNKMRYICAMCDRIYTSKYSLERHVRCHTGEKPYVCDVCTFSTSYREHMMRHMTSVHLIVHSDEPKQKYVPKHRRKTEEKNVSTEDPEVVEVDDGKEEGSSSSQSKKRRNILRKRFECAACGMKATHKTDLVNHIKEKHPNAHIESLDSGDGSKVHLIVTMSKKPAPSRRMVITCPDCSKVFHDTWKYKVHMRSHTGVKPFGCSYCQFYATSKMTVRDHIHRRHKDAENPRILLRTVGIDGTVSHVELNMPQREFKCDHCEEVFKDNYHMKAHKKKMHTNQAPFSCVVCAHREWARANIIIHCLQTHPDMDVEGMVLRNDKPFSVGPLKLPRCQQCDKVFPYQSQLYIHMKQHTGERNYFCDMCSYRTNSKAALEKHILKHLEGEENPKTSTTRKRSSRRKAKEDKNTIVEEGGEEEEEDQDQDQDQDALVITSKEKKKTGK; this is encoded by the exons ATGGCCCCGCGAGGCAAGAAAAAGAGTGCTCCATCGTCTCCAAGGAAGCAGCTCAGCATCCAGCGCTTCCTCTCCCCACCCAAGCCCAGAGAGAGTCCCAAGAAGAGGAAGGCACCGtcaaaggatgaggaaaaggtcGTGCCAATTGTCAAGCCTGAGAAGACAACCTCAACTTCAAGCCCAAGGAAGAGGGCTCGCAGAGGGGCTGCAGCTGGTGGCGATAGcaccaagaacaataacaataatgaagagaaggaagttaTGGAAGTAGAAGCAGCAgctacaaataacaacaacaataacaataataataacaatgagaagacaaagaagaagggtggggggaggggggccaaCAACAAGGCTCCCTCCCCTACTGCCACTTCCACTTCCACTGCTACTGACACTGCAACTTCCACTTCCACCGCTACTGCCAtttccacttccacttccaccGCTACTGACACTGTTACTGCCACTGCTGCCCCCTCTATCACTGCTACTCTTCGGGGGGCGAGGAAGACCAGGGCAGGTGCCAAGGCTAAGGGAGCAAAGTTTCCTAAAGAAGTTGTACATGTGAGCAAGGTAAACGTGAAGCCTGAGAGAGTGAAGGCATCGCCCcacaaagtggaggaagaggtaaagacaAATGAGGAgttggaggatgaggaagaagaagaactgcaGCAGGTGGGGGACAGTTTTGATGAGGAGTTTATTGGCCGTGATACCCTCCCAGTCACATCCCCGGAACCTACAGGGAGTGAGGACAGTCGTGACGGCGTGAGCTTCATCTCAGCCAACCCCTCTCACATGAATGCCAAGATCCTGCAGACAGGCCCACCGCAGCCTAAG GAGCCCAAGAACAACTTTAAATGCAAGGTGTGCGACCAGTGGTTCCCCAACCGGTACTTCCAGCGCAAACACATGCTCATGGAACACGAGAATCAGCTGTACGAGTGCCGTGTTTGCAGCTTCAACTCCGTCAACCCAGAGAAGCTGAAGAGCCACATCATCAAGCAGCACGTCATCAAGAAGGAGCGGAGCGAGCCAGTCTCCCTCGATGAGCTCAAGGTGGATCTGGATGAGCTGATCACAAAACACACACCCCGCAAAGTGATGATGGAAGATGGTGTGGCGCTTGGCCGGGATGCCAGCAACAAGATGCGTTATATATGTGCCATGTGCGACCGCATCTACACCAGCAAGTATTCGTTGGAACGTCACGTCCGCTGCCACACGGGGGAGAAGCCGTACGTGTGCGACGTGTGTACCTTCTCAACAAGTTACCGTGAGCACATGATGCGCCACATGACCAGTGTTCACCTCATAGTGCACTCTGACGAACCGAAGCAGAAGTATGTCCCTAAGCACCGTcgcaaaactgaagaaaagaatgTTTCCACTGAGGATCctgaagtggtggaggtggatgatgggaaggaagagggcaGCAGTTCAAGCCAGtccaagaaaagaaggaacatccTGCGaaagcgttttgagtgtgctgcgTGTGGCATGAAGGCCACACACAAGACGGATCTAGTGAACCACATCAAGGAGAAGCACCCAAACGCACACATCGAGTCCCTGGACAGTGGAGACGGCTCAAAGGTCCACCTCATTGTCACCATGTCCAAGAAGCCAGCCCCCTCCCGCCGCATGGTCATCACTTGTCCGGACTGCTCTAAGGTCTTCCACGACACCTGGAAGTACAAGGTGCACATGCGCTCCCACACTGGTGTCAAGCCGTTTGGGTGCAGCTACTGTCAGTTCTACGCCACCAGCAAGATGACGGTGCGCGACCACATCCACCGCAGGCACAAGGACGCTGAGAATCCCCGCATCCTTCTTCGCACAGTTGGAATCGATGGGACGGTCAGCCACGTGGAGCTCAACATGCCACAGCGAGAGTTTAAGTGTGACCACTGTGAGGAGGTCTTCAAGGATAATTACCACATGAAGGCCCACAAGAAAAAGATGCACACCAACCAGGCCCCATTCTCCTGTGTGGTATGTGCCCACCGGGAGTGGGCACGCGCCAACATCATCATCCACTGCCTCCAGACCCATCCAGACATGGATGTGGAGGGCATGGTCCTACGCAATGACAAACCCTTCAGCGTGGGGCCCCTCAAGCTGCCCCGCTGCCAGCAGTGTGACAAGGTCTTCCCGTATCAGTCCCAACTGTACATCCACATGAAGCAGCACACTGGTGAGCGCAACTACTTCTGTGACATGTGTAGCTACCGCACTAACTCCAAGGCCGCCCTCGAGAAGCACATCCTCAAGCAtctggagggggaggaaaaccCCAAGACCTCCACCACACGCAAAAGAAGTTCCCGAAGGAAGGCCAAGGAGGACAAGAACACCAtcgtggaggagggtggagaggaggaggaggaggaccaggaccAGGACCAGGACCAGGATGCTCTGGTTATAACatcgaaggagaaaaagaagacagggaagTGA